Proteins encoded by one window of Lathyrus oleraceus cultivar Zhongwan6 chromosome 1, CAAS_Psat_ZW6_1.0, whole genome shotgun sequence:
- the LOC127106965 gene encoding uncharacterized protein LOC127106965: MNNKYSGKKVDIKEVQCYNCQGLGHCARDYGRNKEARTKYNDEAQYAYSGDSDYDDVLIMANTHLSNEQTNMWYLDSGCNNHITDNKIGFTKLDESFKRGIKFANGRHVTSGGKGNIYVVRKDGRKASIIDMLYVPSMINNLINIGQLLAKGYNIKLEKKQMKVCDGDERLILKAPLGDNKTFKVEINSVDQKCLTLTAEEDKICLWHHIYEHLNLRSLGMLNQKKMVYGLPQVKEPSQMNSPDMC, encoded by the exons ATGAACAACAAGTATTCGGGGAAGAAAGTTGACATAAAGGAGGTGCAATGCTACAACTGTCAAGGACTTGGTCATTGTGCTCGAGACTATGGAAGAAATAAGGAAGCAAGAACAAAATATAATGATGAGGCACAATATGCATATTCTGGAGATAGTGATTATGATGATGTGCTAATAATGGCAAATACTCATTTGAGCAATGAGCAAACCAACATGTGGTACCTAGACTCAGGATGCAACAACCACATAACTGATAATAAAATTGGGTTCACCAAGTTAGATGAATCATTCAAGAGAGGGATAAAGTTTGCAAATGGAAGGCACGTCACATCAGGTGGAAAAGGAAACATATATGTAGTAAGAAAGGATGGTCGAAAGGCCAGTATCATTGATATGTTGTATGTACCTTCGATGATAAATAACTTGATAAACATAGGTCAATTACTTGCTAAAGGGTACAATATAAAGTTAGAAAAGAAGCAAATGAAGGTGTGTGATGGTGATGAAAGATTGATTTTGAAAGCACCATTGGGAGACAACAAGACCTTCAAAGTAGAGATCAACTCAGTTGATCAAAAATGTCTTACTTTGACTGCAGAAGAAGACAAGATTTGTCTATGGCATCACATATATGAACATCTaaacttaagaagtttaggtatgcTCAACCAAAAAAAGATGGTGTATGGCTTACCTCAGGTGAAGGAACCAAGTCAG ATGAATTCACCAGATATGTGttga